One Salvia splendens isolate huo1 chromosome 12, SspV2, whole genome shotgun sequence genomic window carries:
- the LOC121757718 gene encoding uncharacterized protein LOC121757718 has product MSDSENSDTKSPHNTPKANSTNTNFLMEFAAQFAEFLKKSLRNPEKSDSSSTSQPPNSNQPESFGEISIKTKLNGDNYPLWVNLMERAIGGKGLTSHIAGVSKPPPIDDPGYTKWQQRDHCVFNWIINNLEMELVNEVSRYATGRDLWEGLAVTYGSGSDPFQIYDLHRQAMTIKQGNSTLEGLWNKMQDLWISIDTRDPSPTDVENYNKREQRHRLYQFLSALDDRYANIKREIMDKDPLPSVRKAYGMVRRQAINDGVLRATKPPNNEIGFGLAAIDRSRPSPQPNHPPHTSNRSWNGRKPEEDKSKLTCSHCGERGTPEKDASSESAIPSGGMR; this is encoded by the coding sequence ATGTCAGATTCCGAAAACTCTGACACGAAGTCACCCCACAACACACCAAAAGCCAATTCAACCAACACAAACTTCCTAATGGAATTTGCTGCCCAATTTGCAGAATTCCTCAAAAAAAGTCTCAGAAATCCCGAAAAATCGGACTCATCATCGACCTCCCAACCACCAAACTCAAACCAACCTGAATCCTTTGGAGAAATCTCCATCAAAACCAAACTCAATGGGGATAATTACCCCCTATGGGTCAATCTCATGGAACGAGCAATTGGGGGGAAGGGATTGACCTCTCACATTGCTGGAGTTTCAAAACCTCCCCCAATCGACGATCCCGGATACACGAAATGGCAGCAACGGGATCACTGTGTATTCAACTGGATCATCAACAACCTCGAGATGGAACTTGTAAATGAGGTATCAAGATACGCGACAGGCAGGGACCTTTGGGAAGGTCTGGCGGTCACCTACGGAAGTGGGTCTGATCCATTTCAGATCTACGATCTGCACAGACAAGCTATGACAATAAAACAGGGAAACTCGACCTTGGAAGGCCTATGGAACAAGATGCAAGATTTGTGGATATCAATCGATACCCGAGACCCCAGCCCAACCGACGTGGAGAACTATAACAAGCGAGAACAGCGTCATCGCTTATACCAATTTCTGAGTGCTCTAGATGACAGATACGCAAACATCAAGAGGGAAATCATGGATAAGGACCCATTACCATCAGTCCGGAAAGCTTACGGAATGGTACGAAGGCAAGCAATTAACGACGGCGTTCTCAGAGCCACAAAACCACCAAACAACGAAATAGGCTTTGGACTCGCTGCCATCGACAGAAGCCGACCATCACCGCAGCCCAACCACCCGCCACACACATCCAATCGATCTTGGAACGGCCGAAAACCAGAGGAAGACAAAAGCAAGCTTACCTGCTCCCATTGTGGGGAAAGAGGCACACCCGAGAAGGATGCTTCCTCCGAATCGGCTATCCCGAGTGGTGGGATGAGATAA
- the LOC121758094 gene encoding 1-aminocyclopropane-1-carboxylate oxidase 5-like yields MAIPVIDFSKLNGEERAKTLSEIGNCCEEWGFFQLINHGISEELLERVKKVASECYRVEREPGFKDSKAVQLLNELLEKKSDGRVEDADWEEVFLLSDHNSNDWPSNTPQFKETMKEYRDELKKLAIKVMEVMDENLGLERGYINRAFNAGEDTTDAAFFGTKVSHYPPCPHPDKVNGLRAHTDAGGVILLFQDDEVGGLQILKDRVWVDVQPIKNAIVINTGDQIEVLSNGRYKSVWHRVLVSTHGNRRSIASFYNPSYKATIQPAPGLDQELSEAKKYPKFQFGDYMSVYVDQKFLPKEPRFNAVRAV; encoded by the exons ATGGCGATTCCTGTGATCGATTTCTCGAAGCTCAACGGAGAAGAAAGGGCGAAAACTCTGAGTGAGATTGGTAATTGCTGTGAGGAGTGGGGATTCTTCCAG TTGATAAACCATGGGATATCCGAGGAGCTTCTGGAGCGAGTGAAGAAGGTGGCATCGGAATGCTACCGGGTGGAACGAGAGCCCGGTTTCAAGGACTCGAAAGCGGTCCAACTGTTGAATGAGTTGTTGGAGAAGAAGAGTGATGGAAGAGTTGAGGATGCGGATTGGGAGGAGGTTTTCCTCCTCTCTGATCACAATTCTAATGACTGGCCTTCAAACACCCCTCAATTCAA GGAGACAATGAAGGAATACAGAGATGAGCTAAAGAAGCTGGCAATCAAAGTGATGGAAGTGATGGATGAGAATCTAGGGTTAGAAAGGGGCTACATCAACAGGGCCTTCAACGCCGGTGAAGACACCACAGATGCAGCCTTCTTCGGCACCAAGGTGAGCCATTACCCCCCTTGCCCCCACCCGGACAAGGTCAACGGCCTCCGCGCCCACACGGATGCCGGGGGGGTCATCCTCCTCTTCCAGGACGACGAGGTCGGTGGCCTCCAGATCCTGAAAGACAGGGTGTGGGTGGACGTTCAGCCTATCAAGAATGCCATTGTTATAAACACTGGTGACCAGATTGAGGTGTTGAGCAATGGGAGGTACAAGAGCGTGTGGCACCGCGTCCTCGTCAGCACCCATGGCAACCGGAGGTCGATTGCCTCCTTCTACAATCCCTCCTACAAGGCCACCATCCAGCCGGCGCCCGGGCTGGACCAGGAATTGTCAGAGGCTAAGAAGTATCCTAAGTTTCAGTTTGGGGATTACATGTCAGTTTATGTTGACCAGAAGTTTCTGCCTAAGGAGCCAAGATTCAATGCTGTGAGAGCAGTTTAG
- the LOC121756830 gene encoding PLASTID TRANSCRIPTIONALLY ACTIVE protein 6, chloroplastic-like produces MPPLSSSVLTPLFPVNSNTAPTLSIPKLNIIRSLAIARPISSRPDFRVRADDGDADGGGPDDYDMDDDEVEEVDNKKDFDVDYDTAAALAIAPAGNSGEEEIAMVHSKSFVSIQGWDSEKIVDYRINEDEFHKICLLDCDFFIRKPPDPDNDVYDFREMYVTPPDTDVYAIPKVLAPMPEKYIRCAQSDYGCYNVTEPPIDAPRDPMYKSEREVLKVFLTKHYRNRRYGDPEFMLDFEEIYIIDSKTRSISRATVMVTVPDGKDRDRKKDLLVVRDKGNTFKIISSEERDDPTTVIEKEDWNKTRDEMEKHLRKLRDFSVSNWF; encoded by the exons ATGCCGCCGCTATCCTCCTCAGTCCTCACACCCCTCTTCCCGGTGAACTCCAACACCGCTCCCACGCTTTCCATCCCAAAGCTCAACATTATCCGCTCCCTCGCAATCGCCCGCCCCATTTCTTCCAGACCGGACTTCCGCGTCCGGGCTGACGACGGAGATGCCGACGGCGGAGGCCCTGACGACTACGACATGGACGACGACGAGGTAGAGGAGGTCGACAATAAGAAGGACTTCGATGTCGATTACGATACGGCCGCCGCTCTTGCCATCGCCCCCGCCGGCAACTCCGGGGAGGAGGAAATCGCGATGGTCCACAGCAAGAGCTTCGTGTCGATTCAGGGTTGGGATTCCGAGAAAATCGTCGATTATCGGATAAACGAAGACGAGTTTCATAAGATTTGTTTGCTGGATTGCGATTTTTTCATTCGGAAGCCGCCTGATCCCGATAATGACGTCTACGACTTCCGGGAG ATGTATGTCACGCCTCCAGACACTGACGTGTATGCGATTCCAAAGGTTCTTGCACCGATGCCTGAGAAG TATATCCGATGTGCTCAAAGTGATTACGGCTGCTACAATGTGACAGAGCCACCAATTGATGCACCTAGAGATCCCATGTATAAATCAGAGAGGGAAGTCCTAAAG GTTTTCTTGACGAAACACTATAGGAACCGCCGGTACGGCGATCCAGAATTTATGCTGGACTTTGAAGAGATTTATATCATTGACTCCAAAACAAGATCAATCTCAAGAGCAACAGTTATG GTGACTGTTCCTGATGGCAAAGACCGGGATAGAAAAAAAGATTTACTCGTTGTTCGTGATAAAGGGAACACCTTCAAAATAATTTCTTCG GAAGAAAGAGACGACCCAACCACAGTCATCGAGAAGGAAGACTGGAACAAAACACGGGATGAAATGGAGAAGCATCTTAGAAAGCTTCGTGACTTCAGCGTCTCAAATTGGTTCTAG
- the LOC121758183 gene encoding PHD finger protein EHD3-like: MLDALKESSDNGSRNCFESLVGSSDVEEVKVNGVAVDAEAGPSGLGGDSLLTYKRRKCTKVMECGKVSDDSASQLTDKKGADCSNDCSLKHKRNIILDRICQLLNSGGLKKCIKNALVFPEGSGTGTPAKDSVCSSEDWGKSTSQTGTVLDCLQNATKSNFGLTSSGLVNGTNTTTFTERCTSTFVDVFMSEQFAQLCSLLLENFEGVKADNFFDLNRINTRMKEKADEKSPLLFQSDVQEIWAKLQKIGSDITALAKCLSDKTITSFHGQFLVHTKPELTETCALDEAHTCRRCKEKADGRTGLACDSCEEMYHISCIEPAITEIPSRSWHCANCIAKGIESSHENCIACERLNAFLSPCDGSGGEDGLGNDVTTEELEGSSNEFIANEEFQHCTVCRTEVGGDEEYRICGHNFCPHKFYHEKCLTTKQLISHGPCWYCPSCLCRTCLTDKDDDKIVLCDGCDHGYHIYCMQPPRSTIPNGKWFCRKCDSGIQRIQRARRTYEHMQNTSKKRALNGKLKCSGALNKSGGVDMLLNAAKTLNYEENMAAMESES, encoded by the exons ATGCTGGATGCTCTTAAAGAAAGTAGTGACAACGGTAGTCGAAATTGTTTTGAGAGCTTAGTAGGATCCTCTGATGTTGAGGAGGTGAAGGTTAATGGCGTTGCCGTCGATGCTGAAGCTGGTCCTTCTGGATTGGGAGGCGATAGTTTGCTTACTTACAAGAGGCGAAAGTGTACCAAGGTTATGGAGTGTGGGAAGGTTTCTGATGATTCAGCGAGTCAGTTGACTGATAAG AAAGGTGCAGATTGTTCCAATGATTGCTCACTCAAGCACAAAAGAAACATTATTCTGGATCGAATCTGTCAGTTGCTCAATAGTGGTGGATTGAAGAAATGCATTAAAAATGCACTTGTTTTTCCAGAAGGAAGTGGTACTGGAACTCCTGCGAAG GATTCTGTTTGTTCTAGTGAAGATTGGGGCAAAAGCACATCTCAAACTGGGACTGTGCTTGATTGTCTCCAGAATGCAACTAAGTCCAATTTTGGTTTGACATCTAGCGGATTAGTCAATGGAACTAATACTACAACATTCACAGAGCGCTGTACTTCCACCTTTGTGGATGTTTTTATGTCAGAACAGTTTGCACAGCTATGCAGTTTACTCCTTGAAAATTTCGAAGGCGTAAAGGCTGACAATTTTTTTGATTTGAATCGCATAAACACAAGGATGAAGGAGAAAGCAGATGAAAAGTCACCACTGCTATTTCAGTCTGATGTTCAAGAG ATTTGGGCCAAGCTCCAAAAGATTGGCTCAGATATAACTGCTCTTGCAAAGTGCCTATCAGACAAAACTATCACTTCTTTCCACGGACAG TTCCTTGTGCACACTAAACCGGAGCTGACAGAGACATGTGCTCTTGATGAAGCCCATACCTGTAGGCGTTGCAAGGAAAAGGCAGATGGAAGAACTGGTTTAGCCTGCGATTCATGTGAGGAGATGTATCATATCTCCTGTATTGAGCCTGCCATTACAGAAATCCCTAGTAGAAGTTGGCATTGTGCCAACTGTATAGCAAAGGGAATTGAATCCTCACATGAGAACTGCATAGCTTGTGAGAGGCTAAATGCCTTTTTGTCACCATGTGATGGCAGTGGTGGAGAAGATGGGCTTGGGAATGACGTAACAACAGAAGAATTAGAGGGGAGTTCAAATGAGTTTATTGCCAATGAAGAGTTTCAGCACTGCACAGTATGTAGAACTGAAGTTGGCGGTGATGAAGAATATAGAATTTGTGGGCACAACTTTTGTCCTCACAAGTTTTACCATGAGAAATGTTTAACAACTAAGCAGCTTATCTCGCATGGCCCATGTTGGTATTGTCCTTCCTGTCTGTGCAGAACTTGCTTGACTGATAAAGACGATGATAAGATTGTTCTATGCGATGGCTGTGATCATGGGTACCACATCTATTGCATGCAGCCACCGCGCTCTACCATACCAAATGGGAAATGGTTCTGCCGAAAATGCGATAGTGGAATTCAGCGTATCCAGAGAGCCCGGAGGACATATGAGCATATGCAAAACACATCCAAAAAGAGAGCCTTGAATGGAAAACTGAAGTGCAGCGGGGCTTTGAACAAATCAGGTGGGGTTGATATGCTTCTCAATGCAGCCAAAACTCTGAATTACGAAGAGAATATGGCTGCAATGGAGTCAGAAAGCTAA
- the LOC121757320 gene encoding uncharacterized protein LOC121757320 isoform X1, with protein MMGKESDASCETAIVKEDGHEIGKPDREASCETAAVKEEGEEKPNLDEMERGEDWDGEEDDDEYYLSSESELAEALDFLDAREDAEGGILDGSFTPQHTRRPNAHGGLHSRPNNSSLQPISNKSQKVANHIRASPLEEWEGRFDGGMSNSVTTAIRGSVRDMAIGKTRTTEKADRATVEEAIDPRAKNPYGFIQDA; from the exons ATGATGGGAAAGGAGAGCGATGCAAGCTGTGAAACGGCTATAGTGAAGGAAGATGGACACGAAATTGGTAAACCGGACAGAGAAGCAAGCTGTGAAACGGCTGCAGTGAAGGAAGAGGGAGAGGAAAAGCCAAATTTGGATGAAATGGAGAGAGGAGAGGACTGGGACGGAGAGGAAGACGACGATGAGTATTACCTATCATCAGAGTCGGAATTAGCGGAGGCGTTGGACTTTTTAGACGCGAGAGAAGATGCAGAGGGCGGAATACTTGATGGATCCTTCACGCCGCAGCACACGCGCCGCCCCAACGCTCACGGTGGGCTCCACTCTCGCCCGAACAACTCTTCTCTTCAGCCCATATCGAATAAGTCGCAGAAAGTTGCCAATCACATCAGGGCTTCGCCTTTGGAG GAGTGGGAAGGAAGGTTTGATGGTGGGATGTCAAACTCTGTTACCACTGCAATTCGCGGCAGTGTTCGCGATATGGCTATTGGTAAAACAAGGACAACTGAGAAAGCGGATCGGGCAACAGTCGAGGAG GCAATTGACCCAAGAGCCAAGAACCCGTATGGTTTTATTCAAGATGCTTAA
- the LOC121757320 gene encoding uncharacterized protein LOC121757320 isoform X2 yields the protein MMGKESDASCETAIVKEDGHEIGKPDREASCETAAVKEEGEEKPNLDEMERGEDWDGEEDDDEYYLSSESELAEALDFLDAREDAEGGILDGSFTPQHTRRPNAHGGLHSRPNNSSLQPISNKSQKVANHIRASPLEEWEGRFDGGMSNSVTTAIRGSVRDMAIGKTRTTEKADRATVEEVYGV from the exons ATGATGGGAAAGGAGAGCGATGCAAGCTGTGAAACGGCTATAGTGAAGGAAGATGGACACGAAATTGGTAAACCGGACAGAGAAGCAAGCTGTGAAACGGCTGCAGTGAAGGAAGAGGGAGAGGAAAAGCCAAATTTGGATGAAATGGAGAGAGGAGAGGACTGGGACGGAGAGGAAGACGACGATGAGTATTACCTATCATCAGAGTCGGAATTAGCGGAGGCGTTGGACTTTTTAGACGCGAGAGAAGATGCAGAGGGCGGAATACTTGATGGATCCTTCACGCCGCAGCACACGCGCCGCCCCAACGCTCACGGTGGGCTCCACTCTCGCCCGAACAACTCTTCTCTTCAGCCCATATCGAATAAGTCGCAGAAAGTTGCCAATCACATCAGGGCTTCGCCTTTGGAG GAGTGGGAAGGAAGGTTTGATGGTGGGATGTCAAACTCTGTTACCACTGCAATTCGCGGCAGTGTTCGCGATATGGCTATTGGTAAAACAAGGACAACTGAGAAAGCGGATCGGGCAACAGTCGAGGAGGTATATGGTGTTTGA